A genomic segment from Zygotorulaspora mrakii chromosome 1, complete sequence encodes:
- the AVT3 gene encoding Avt3p (similar to Saccharomyces cerevisiae AVT3 (YKL146W); ancestral locus Anc_5.252), protein MTSVSNESAVSGTSSSNGGQNGQKITTALLKKRPSDSDGNYNTLSNDNQIDMNKPDPQVVDIVSRHLVKDSDNLQLKSGDMTRDIYKWTSEHPISSSSPGDTMMNSPQMQQDAQPISMAQRRRSISFSGASAHSSGIYSSTRNSEFELPPHVAMTHEEIRAPGGFRRSFIVRKHERKYGNNAPPPNFLTRNFIEFLTLYGHFAGEDLEEEEDEDEEGTEQEGRIHERTDLLERGQVSETDTAEVSDHRHKTSTFKAVLLLLKSFVGTGVLFLPKGFENGGWGFSVLCLLFCAIASFYCFVILISAKDKVGVSGYGDLGAKLYGSKVKFAILFSIAISQIGFAAAYIVFTSTNLKVFAEHVFGVKKDSLGLAFYIALQTVIFIPLAFTRNISKLSGTTLIADLFILLGLLYVYYYPVYYIIENGLASDSMVFLNKNDWSLFVGTAIFTFEGIGLLIPIQESMAHREKFQPCLSGVLCLVAFIFISTGLICYSAFGSDVETVVLLNFPQNSPFTKSVQLLYATAILLSTPLQLFPAIRILENWSFPTNASGKHNPRIKWLKNYFRSGVVIITALVAWAGANDLDKFVSIVGSSACIPLIYIYPPLLHHRAFKNDSRFNVSRSFDILIAVFGTLVMLYITYQTIVLWGS, encoded by the coding sequence ATGACCAGTGTATCAAATGAATCAGCTGTTTCTGGTACAAGCAGCAGTAATGGCGGGCAAAACGGTCAGAAAATCACAACGGCCCTGCTAAAGAAACGACCAAGTGATTCAGATGGAAATTATAACACGCTATCCAATGACAATCAAATCGATATGAATAAGCCCGATCCGCAGGTAGTTGATATCGTTTCCAGGCATCTTGTCAAGGACTCTGATAACCTTCAACTGAAAAGCGGTGACATGACAAGAGATATTTATAAATGGACTAGTGAGCATCCGATTTCAAGCTCGTCGCCGGGGGATACAATGATGAACTCGCCGCAGATGCAGCAGGATGCGCAGCCCATATCGATGGCGCAGCGTAGAAGATCTATCAGTTTTTCAGGCGCCTCAGCGCACTCCTCGGGCATTTATAGCAGCACGAGGAACAGCGAGTTTGAGTTACCGCCTCATGTAGCAATGACTCACGAAGAAATCAGGGCGCCAGGTGGTTTTAGAAGGTCTTTCATTGTACGGAAACATGAAAGAAAGTATGGTAACAATGCGCCACCGCCAAATTTTCtaacaagaaattttattgaGTTTTTGACCCTGTACGGACATTTCGCTGGTGAGGAtctggaagaagaggaagacgAAGACGAAGAGGGCACAGAACAAGAAGGCCGCATACACGAACGCACGGACCTCCTGGAAAGAGGCCAAGTCTCAGAAACTGATACAGCGGAGGTGTCTGATCACCGCCACAAGACTTCAACTTTCAAGGCCGTGCTTCTGCTgttgaaatcttttgttgGCACAGGTGTGCTTTTCCTCCCGAAAGGTTTTGAAAACGGTGGATGGGGATTTAGTGTACTGTGTTTACTGTTTTGCGCGATTGCGTCTTTCTACTGTTTTGTTATTTTGATATCGGCAAAGGACAAAGTTGGTGTAAGTGGGTATGGTGATTTGGGAGCAAAATTATACGGCTCGAAGGTTAAATTTGCAATATTGTTTTCTATTGCAATTTCCCAAATTGGCTTCGCTGCAGCTTATATCGTTTTTACATCAACAAATCTGAAGGTTTTCGCGGAACATGTCTTTGGTGTAAAGAAAGATTCGTTGGGTCTCGCGTTCTATATCGCCCTACAAACAGTAATCTTTATTCCACTGGCGTTCACcagaaatatttcaaagttaAGTGGTACAACATTAATCGCGGACCTTTTCATTCTGTTGGGCCTTCTCTATGTTTATTACTATCCAGTGTATTACATTATCGAAAATGGATTAGCCTCAGACTCAATGGTTTTTCTCAATAAGAACGACTGGTCCCTCTTTGTTGGTACAGCAATCTTCACATTCGAAGGTATCGGTTTGTTGATACCGATTCAAGAATCAATGGCTCACAGAGAGAAATTTCAACCATGTTTGTCGGGTGTTCTATGCTTAGTCgcattcattttcatttcaacAGGTTTAATATGCTATTCTGCCTTTGGAAGCGACGTTGAAACTGTCGTGCTATTGAATTTCCCGCAGAATTCACCATTTACGAAATCAGTTCAACTCCTTTACGCCACTGCTATTTTGCTATCGACACCGCTTCAATTATTTCCAGCGATTCGTATACTAGAGAATTGGTCCTTTCCAACTAATGCTTCTGGTAAACATAATCCACGAATCAAATGGTTAAAAAACTATTTCCGCTCGGGTGTTGTAATTATTACTGCACTTGTTGCTTGGGCAGGTGCAAATGATCTTGATAAATTCGTTTCAATTGTGGGTTCCTCTGCCTGTATACCATTGATTTACATCTATCCACCTTTGTTGCATCATAGAGCGTTTAAGAATGATTCAAGATTTAATGTCTCTCGTTCATTCGATATTTTGATCGCTGTATTTGGTACTTTAGTTATGCTCTACATAACATATCAAACAATTGTATTGTGGGGGTCATGA
- the RPT1 gene encoding proteasome regulatory particle base subunit RPT1 (similar to Saccharomyces cerevisiae RPT1 (YKL145W); ancestral locus Anc_5.251), with the protein MPPKDDWEKYKAPVESGEEKKDTEDKSVPLTEGDIQVLKTYGAAPYAGKLKETEKDLKEIEARIKEKAGVKESDTGLAPSHLWDIMGDRQRLSEEHPLQVARCTKIIRSNGNGVESSEAAPLGGSSSGDNAQAGNNEDVDEDEDAKYVINLKQIAKFVVGLGERVSPTDIEEGMRVGVDRSKYHIELPLPPRIDPSVTMMTVEEKPDVTYSDVGGCKEQIEKLREVVELPLLSPERFAALGIDPPKGILLYGPPGTGKTLCARAVANRTDATFIRVIGSELVQKYVGEGARMVRELFEMARTKKACIVFFDEIDAIGGARFDDGAGGDNEVQRTMLELITQLDGFDPRGNIKVMFATNRPNTLDPALLRPGRIDRKVEFSLPDLEGRANIFRIHSKSMSVERGIRWELISRLCPNSTGAELRSVCTEAGMFAIRARRKVATEKDFLKAVEKVINGYKKFSSTSRYMQYN; encoded by the coding sequence ATGCCACCAAAAGATGATTGGGAAAAGTATAAGGCGCCTGTAGAAAGTGGtgaggaaaagaaagatacAGAAGACAAAAGTGTGCCTCTTACAGAGGGAGATATACAAGTGTTGAAAACATATGGTGCTGCACCATACGCTGGCAAGTtgaaagaaactgaaaaagatCTGAAAGAGATTGAAGCAAGAATCAAAGAGAAAGCAGGTGTTAAAGAGAGCGATACAGGATTGGCACCTTCACACTTGTGGGACATAATGGGAGATAGACAAAGATTAAGCGAAGAGCATCCATTACAAGTAGCTCGCTGTACAAAGATTATAAGATCTAATGGTAATGGGGTCGAAAGTAGCGAAGCCGCGCCTTTAGGCGGTAGTTCCTCGGGAGATAACGCTCAGGCAGGAAATAATGAGGATGttgatgaggatgaagatgcaAAATATGTCATTAACCTGAAACAAATTGCTAAATTTGTTGTTGGTCTTGGAGAGCGAGTTTCTCCAACTGATATAGAGGAAGGCATGCGAGTTGGTGTTGATAGATCCAAGTACCATATTGAGTTACCTTTACCGCCCAGGATTGATCCCTCAGTAACAATGATGACCGTCGAAGAAAAACCAGATGTCACATATAGTGATGTTGGTGGTTGTAAAGAACAAATCgaaaaattgagagaaGTTGTGGAATTACCACTGCTTTCTCCGGAGAGATTTGCTGCTTTAGGAATTGATCCACCAAAGGGTATTCTTTTATATGGGCCACCAGGTACCGGTAAAACTCTATGTGCAAGAGCTGTAGCAAACAGAACAGATGCAACTTTTATCAGAGTTATTGGGTCAGAGCTAGTGCAAAAATATGTTGGTGAGGGTGCTCGTATGGTCAGAgaattatttgaaatggcAAGAACAAAGAAGGCATGCATcgtcttttttgatgaaattgacgCAATTGGTGGTGCTCGTTTTGATGATGGAGCTGGTGGGGACAATGAGGTCCAAAGAACTATGTTAGAACTTATAACACAACTGGATGGATTCGATCCTCGTGGTAATATCAAAGTCATGTTTGCTACAAATAGGCCAAATACATTAGATCCTGCATTATTAAGGCCTGGTAGAATTGATCGTAAAGTCGAATTTTCATTGCCAGACTTAGAAGGTCGTGCAAACATTTTCCGTATTCactcaaaatcaatgaGCGTAGAACGTGGCATAAGATGGGAACTTATATCAAGACTTTGTCCAAATTCAACGGGTGCTGAATTAAGGTCAGTTTGTACAGAAGCAGGTATGTTTGCCATAAGAGCGAGAAGAAAAGTCGCTACAGAAAAagactttttgaaagctgtTGAAAAAGTCATCAACGGCTATAAGAAATTCAGCTCGACTTCTCGTTATATGCAATATAATTAA
- the RPC25 gene encoding DNA-directed RNA polymerase III subunit RPC25 (similar to Saccharomyces cerevisiae RPC25 (YKL144C); ancestral locus Anc_5.250): MFILSKLKDLVRIPPDQFHRDTISAVTHQLNIKYSDKIIPHLGLCVTIYDLLEVDEGQLKPGDGASYINVTFRALVFKPFVGEVITGWISKCTAEGIQISLLGLFDVIFIPQKMLFEGSYYSPADNAWVWPMDEETKLYFDINEKIRFRVEQEIFVDVKPKSPKERELEEQQGLKQQEKKEEGDGNDEKPLNKPPAYALLGSCQTDGMGLVGWWE, encoded by the coding sequence ATGTTTATCCTTTCGAAGCTCAAGGACCTGGTGAGGATTCCACCAgatcaatttcatcgagATACGATATCGGCGGTGACacatcaattgaatatcaaatATTCGGATAAGATTATTCCACATTTGGGTCTATGTGTTACGATTTATGACCTTTTGGAGGTGGATGAAGGTCAACTGAAACCGGGTGATGGAGCATCCTACATCAATGTGACATTCAGAGCCTTGGTATTCAAGCCATTTGTTGGCGAAGTCATCACTGGCTGGATCTCCAAATGCACTGCTGAGGGTATTCAAATCTCGTTGCTTGGATTATTTGATGTCATATTCATACCGCAGAAAATGCTCTTCGAGGGAAGTTACTATTCGCCTGCTGACAACGCATGGGTATGGCCAATGGATGAAGAGACAAAATTGTATTTTGAcataaatgaaaagatcaGATTTAGAGTAGAGCAAGAGATATTTGTTGATGTGAAACCAAAATCTCCGAAGGAAAGAGAACTGGAGGAGCAACAGGGGCTGAAACagcaagagaaaaaagaggaaggCGATGGGAATGACGAAAAACCTTTGAACAAACCACCAGCATATGCATTATTAGGAAGCTGTCAAACGGACGGCATGGGCCTAGTAGGTTGGTGGgaatga
- the LTV1 gene encoding ribosome biogenesis protein LTV1 (similar to Saccharomyces cerevisiae LTV1 (YKL143W); ancestral locus Anc_5.249) has translation MSKRFSKKNAQKYVVVHRPHDDPQFYDEGASAHVLVPVDEHGKVTSTSSQKIDISSEKRRQPKERIGEAVLYGIEFDDSKYDYTQHLKPIGEDPSNSIFIPAKGANAEDAKAKKNNIEDLFVEPTYQAAEPVTSVFQRGVAKPEYLIHQQDVTDDIKGFKPDMNPALREVLEALENEAYVVNDDIVVEKTKIAKPSSENVEDDDIFAELLGSGEVEDEEQFEAKLDEWDIDNLAEYEDDHYHEELQNIDNVENLEDLKDIDYQADVKRFQKEQKQWQQKSVDGESNNEFDNESDQQTSDLELDDLGDLPTFDSNNKSKTGSKRRKERKKKGAMSDISGFSMSSSAIARTETMTILDDKYDQVIAGYDNYREEQEEDFEENYQLFDMKKERSDFEFLLDDFLDNYELDKGGRKLCKKSEELDKLKRAADEVSKGKLSQRRNRERLAKQNKESVGKVTNSLSNLKL, from the coding sequence ATGTCGAAGAGATTCAGCAAGAAAAACGCACAGAAGTACGTGGTCGTTCATAGACCCCACGACGATCCGCAGTTCTACGATGAGGGTGCCTCTGCACACGTCTTGGTTCCCGTGGATGAACATGGTAAAGTCACCAGCACTTCTTCACAAAAGATAGATATCAGTAGTGAAAAGCGCAGGCAACCTAAGGAACGAATTGGTGAAGCAGTATTGTATGGTATTGAGTTTGACGATTCCAAATACGATTATACACAGCATTTGAAGCCCATTGGTGAAGATCCTTCGAATTCGATATTTATACCAGCAAAGGGTGCCAACGCTGAGGATGCgaaagcaaagaaaaataatattgAAGACCTTTTCGTTGAGCCTACTTATCAGGCAGCAGAACCGGTGACATCCGTTTTCCAGAGGGGTGTGGCTAAACCGGAGTACTTGATTCACCAGCAAGATGTCACAGACGATATCAAAGGTTTCAAGCCTGACATGAATCCAGCATTGAGAGAAGTTTTGGAAGCCTTGGAAAATGAGGCTTATGTTGTAAATGATGACATTGTTGTGgagaaaacaaagattGCCAAACCATCGTCAGAAAACGTTGAGGACGATGATATATTTGCAGAACTTTTGGGCAGCGGTGAAGtggaagatgaagaacaATTCGAAGCAAAGCTGGACGAATGGGATATAGACAACTTGGCAGAATACGAAGATGATCATTACCACGAAGAACtacaaaatattgataacGTTGAGAATCTCGAAGACCTAAAAGACATCGACTATCAAGCAGATGTGAAAAGATTCcagaaagaacaaaaacAGTGGCAGCAAAAAAGTGTTGACGGGGAGTCAAATAATGAGTTTGATAATGAAAGTGACCAACAAACGTCTGACCTCGAGCTGGATGACCTCGGCGATCTACCGACGTTCGATTCCAATAATAAGTCGAAAACTGGTTCTAAGCGAAGAAAAGAACGTAAGAAGAAGGGTGCAATGTCTGATATTTCTGGCTTTTCCATGAGCTCTAGTGCCATTGCGCGTACAGAGACGATGACAATCTTAGATGATAAATACGACCAGGTCATTGCTGGTTACGATAATTACAGAGAGGAACAGGAAGAAGATTTCGAGGAAAACTATCAGTTATTCGATATGAAGAAAGAGCGctcagattttgaattcttgtTAGACGATTTCCTCGACAATTACGAATTAGATAAAGGTGGGCGTAAATTATGCAAGAAGAGTGAAGAGTTGGATAAATTGAAACGTGCAGCTGATGAAGTTAGCAAAGGTAAACTTTCACAGAGAAGAAATCGCGAACGCCTtgcaaaacaaaataagGAAAGTGTCGGTAAAGTAACGAATAGTCTAAGTAACCTGAAATTATAG
- the MRP8 gene encoding Mrp8p (similar to Saccharomyces cerevisiae MRP8 (YKL142W); ancestral locus Anc_5.248), with the protein MSGELELLKTQVAELQELVKRQTLLISKTGQNVLELQVSKQRSDVNSFGSSKQSSGSKVSNPQVESADLATNEDLVQLVGELQGQLDTIEERSIRRLANSAKVDAHEFLSPLPNADGEIPLAEGNLFPRTLKEFKAITNISLFKLAKFYELLPPSLKEQEAFEDFLEGKVQDFHIDEIPDEEVEKELKKYSADQLEDVFNDLARYLGLKQRRGTATW; encoded by the coding sequence ATGTCAGGAGAATTAGAACTACTCAAAACTCAAGTTGCTGAATTGCAGGAGCTGGTTAAACGCCAAactcttttgatatcaaaaacgGGGCAAAATGTTTTAGAATTACAGGTCTCTAAACAGAGATCAGATGTCAACTCGTTTGGCAGTAGTAAACAATCATCTGGTTCAAAGGTGAGTAATCCGCAGGTCGAGTCAGCAGATTTGGCTACCAATGAAGATTTGGTGCAGCTCGTGGGTGAATTGCAAGGTCAATTAGACACAATCGAGGAGAGATCGATTAGAAGATTGGCAAACTCTGCAAAAGTAGATGCCCATGAATTTTTATCTCCCTTGCCCAATGCTGACGGTGAGATTCCACTAGCTGAAGGAAACCTGTTTCCTCGCACTTTGAAGGAATTCAAAGCGATAACAAATATCTCACTTTTCAAACTAGCCAAGTTTTATGAGCTATTACCACCAAGTTTGAAAGAGCAAGAAGCTTTCgaagattttttggaaggcaaagttcaagattttcatATTGACGAGATTccagatgaagaagttgaaaaggaaCTTAAGAAATATTCAGCTGATCAGTTAGAGGATGTCTTTAATGATCTAGCAAGATATTTGGGTCTGAAACAAAGAAGAGGTACAGCAACTTGGTAA
- the NOP9 gene encoding RNA-binding RNA processing protein NOP9 (similar to Saccharomyces cerevisiae YJL010C; ancestral locus Anc_5.247), whose product MAKVRGRKHLKKAQKDEFTPVSDVSLTQNGNEVPEQQIENDGSDPQMFFGILDREELEYFKQAEATLAMDAFESVEEKQRFVTNIVEEMQGKELKLVTSQICSKLMERVILICNDSQLKHIFKSFNGFFYNLSCHKYGSHVIETLLVRATALVEKELLTPSFDSIDTEGDDNGEGFGTMENMFLFMINEYKPHIKVMINHNYSSHVLRLIILILSSKKLPKTNQNNSALRSKRSKIARKMIDIKDNDDFDKMYQTPESFKLELRELIASLFKEFTGEEIKAHPDVSISIVTKFRALCVDKVASPVIQLIIQVEGIFDRDRSFWKLAFNTNDEKNPKEESFMEYLLSDPVGSHFLQSVIGFGRVKNVERLYYLYIRDRIVKLAKRDSTGAFVVQALLEILKAKEVKQILDAIVPELSMLLNSNMNFGTAIIDASIKQDNYKREEVIEQLIEKYYRRESTEKNILESCLQLSSSTLGNTRDDWPTAEERRRSLFLEKLIDFDGKFLDITIDTMLSLPEERFLQMCFHGVFSHVVEHVLQPQRVNTVKRKRLLNVLCKDVVNLACNAYGSHILDKLWSFTAKLTLYKERIAGAMNQESEKVKNSVYGRQVWKNWNMELYVRKMWDWKMLVKEQETEIFPDSKPLQPTDHKRNSNKRFRNNTESNPYNSSSKRANQNKNNVPLGKQI is encoded by the coding sequence ATGGCGAAAGTAAGAGGGAGAAAACATTTAAAAAAGGCTCAAAAAGATGAGTTCACACCGGTGTCCGATGTTTCTCTAACgcaaaatggaaatgagGTACCAGAacaacaaattgaaaatgatggtTCAGACCCACAAATGTTCTTTGGTATTTTAGATCGAGAGGAATTAGAATATTTCAAACAAGCAGAAGCTACTTTGGCCATGGATGCATTTGAATCAGTCGAAGAGAAACAAAGATTTGTCACTAATATCGTTGAAGAAATGCAAGGTAAAGAACTGAAGCTTGTGACTTCACAGATTTGTTCGAAATTAATGGAGCGTGTTATATTAATCTGCAATGATTCCCAATTAAAgcatattttcaaatcattcAACGGATTCTTTTACAACCTATCATGCCATAAATATGGTTCGCATGTCATAGAAACATTATTGGTCAGAGCTACCGCACTGGTGGAGAAAGAACTGCTGACTCCAAGTTTTGATTCTATAGATACGGAGGGGGACGATAATGGTGAAGGCTTTGGCACAATGGAAAACATGTTTTTGTTCATGATTAATGAGTACAAACCCCATATTAAAGTGATGATTAATCATAATTACTCCTCTCATGTTCTGAGATTAATAATCTTGATTCTATCATCGAAAAAACTACCAAAAACCAATCAAAACAACTCCGCTTTGCGTTCCAAGAGATCGAAGATTGCGCGGAAGATGATTGACATAAAGgataatgatgatttcGATAAAATGTACCAAACGCCAGAATCTTTTAAGCTGGAGCTACGTGAATTAATTGCGTCTTTATTCAAGGAGTTCACAGGAGAAGAAATTAAAGCTCATCCAGATGTTAGTATATCAATCGTTACAAAATTCAGAGCGTTATGTGTTGATAAAGTGGCATCACCTGTAATACAATTGATCATCCAAGTAGAAGGTATATTCGATAGAGACCGTTCATTTTGGAAATTAGCGTTCAAtacaaatgatgaaaagaatccCAAGGAAGAATCGTTCATGGAATATTTGCTGTCAGATCCTGTTGGCTCTCACTTCCTTCAAAGTGTTATTGGGTTCGGTAGGGTGAAAAATGTGGAAAGACTTTATTATTTATACATAAGAGACAGAATTGTAAAGCTGGCTAAGAGAGACTCTACCGGTGCATTTGTTGTCCAAGCGCTATTAGAGATTTTAAAAGCGAAAGAAGTAAAACAGATTTTGGATGCCATCGTGCCAGAATTAAGTATGCTTTTGAACTCAAATATGAATTTCGGTACTGCCATAATTGACGCAAGTATAAAACAGGATAATTATAAGAGAGAAGAGGTTATTGAACAGTTGATAGAAAAATATTATCGCAGGGAGTCTACAGAGAAGAATATTTTAGAAAGCTGCTTACAACTAAGCTCATCTACTTTGGGCAATACGAGAGACGATTGGCCCACTGCAGAGGAGAGAAGAAGATCCTTGTTCCTGGAAAAACTAATTGACTTTGATGGTAAGTTTTTAGATATCACTATCGACACTATGCTATCGCTACcagaagaaagatttttACAAATGTGTTTTCATGGAGTCTTCTCGCATGTTGTCGAGCATGTATTACAGCCTCAGCGTGTAAACACCgtgaaaaggaaaaggtTGCTCAATGTTCTCTGTAAGGATGTGGTAAATCTAGCGTGTAATGCATACGGTTCGCATATTTTGGATAAATTATGGTCTTTTACTGCAAAACTAACATTATACAAAGAGCGCATAGCAGGAGCAATGAATCAAGAATCCGAAAAGGTTAAAAATAGTGTATATGGTAGGCAAGTCTGGAAAAACTGGAACATGGAGCTATATGTTCGAAAAATGTGGGATTGGAAGATGCTAGTCAAAGAACaagaaactgaaatttTCCCCGACTCGAAGCCACTTCAGCCAACGGACCACAAGAGAAACAGCAATAAACGTTTTAGAAACAATACAGAAAGTAATCCATATAATTCGTCTTCAAAACGTGccaatcaaaataaaaacaacGTTCCATTAGGCAAACAAATCTAA
- the CCT8 gene encoding chaperonin-containing T-complex subunit CCT8 (similar to Saccharomyces cerevisiae CCT8 (YJL008C); ancestral locus Anc_5.246), translated as MSLKLPQNPNSGLFKQGYKSYSNADGQINKSINAVREIHQMCLTSMGPCGRNKIIVNHLGKIFITNDAATMLRELEIVHPAVKVLVMATEQQKIDMGDNTNLVMVLAGELLILSEKLIALGLSAVEIIQGFNMAKNFTLEELDKIVVDQITDKTSTEELIKVIKPVIASKKYGSEDLLSRLVGEAVSHVLPRSNNTSVPFFNVDSIRVVKIMGGSLSNSTVIKGMVFNREPEGHIKSLPEGGKYKVAVFTCPIDIATTETKGTVLLRNAEEMLDFSKGEEEQIDKMIKEIANMGIKCVIAGAGIGELALYYLSRYDILVLKVPSKFELRRICRVCGATPLPRLGAPTPEEIGIVETIKTMEIGGDRVTIFKQESDEVTRTSTIILRGATQNNLDDIERAIDDGVAAIKGLLKPNGGNLLPGAGATEIELVSRITKYGERTPGLLQLAIKQFALAFEVVPRTLAETAGLDVNEVLPNLYAAHTILPSSVEAEEQQNNDYLYKGIDIQDESPEGVIDVKEEGIYDMLAPKKFAINVATEAATTILSIDQIIMAKRAGGPAPPPQGPRPGNWDQAD; from the coding sequence ATGTCATTGAAATTACCTCAGAATCCCAACAGTGGTTTGTTTAAACAAGGTTACAAGAGTTACTCGAATGCCGATGGTCAGATCAATAAGTCAATCAATGCCGTTCGTGAGATTCACCAGATGTGTTTAACTTCAATGGGACCATGTGGTAGAAACAAAATCATTGTGAACCATTTGGgcaaaatcttcatcacAAACGATGCGGCCACCATGCTAAGAGAATTAGAGATTGTGCATCCGGCTGTGAAAGTTTTGGTTATGGCAACTGAACAGCAGAAAATTGATATGGGTGACAACACCAACCTTGTGATGGTTCTGGCTGGGGAACTACTTATCTTAAGTGAGAAATTGATAGCTCTGGGTTTATCAGCAGTTGAGATCATTCAAGGTTTCAATATGGCAAAGAACTTCACCCTGGAAGAGCTGGACAAAATAGTTGTCGATCAAATCACGGACAAGACCTCAACTGAAGAGTTGATCAAAGTCATCAAACCCGTGATAGCCTCGAAGAAATATGGATCTGAGGACCTTTTGAGTCGATTGGTAGGTGAGGCTGTGTCACATGTTTTACCCAGAAGTAATAATACTTCGGTACCATTCTTCAATGTTGATTCTATTAGAGTGGTCAAGATCATGGGTGGCTCGTTATCAAACTCCACTGTTATCAAAGGTATGGTATTCAACCGTGAGCCAGAAGGTCATATAAAATCTCTACCAGAGGGCGGTAAGTATAAAGTTGCAGTTTTCACATGTCCAATTGATATTGCGACAACTGAAACAAAGGGAACTGTACTATTGCGTAATGCCGAAGAAATGCTCGACTTTTCGAAAGGtgaagaagagcaaatCGATAAGATGATCAAAGAAATTGCCAATATGGGCATTAAATGTGTCATTGCGGGTGCGGGCATTGGAGAGTTGGCATTATACTATTTAAGCAGATATGATATTCTGGTTTTGAAGGTTCCAAGTAAGTTTGAATTGAGAAGAATCTGCAGAGTATGTGGTGCCACTCCGTTACCAAGACTTGGTGCTCCAACTCCTGAGGAGATTGGTATAGTAGAGACTATTAAGACTATGGAAATCGGTGGCGACAGAGTCACGATTTTCAAACAGGAATCTGATGAAGTAACTCGTACTTCAACCATTATTCTAAGAGGTGCTACTCAAAATAATTtggatgatattgaaagagCCATCGACGATGGTGTCGCGGCTATTAAAGGTTTATTGAAACCAAATGGTGGAAACTTGTTACCGGGGGCAGGTGCAACTGAAATCGAACTTGTTTCTAGAATTACCAAGTATGGTGAAAGAACACCAGGCCTACTTCAGCTAGCTATAAAGCAGTTTGCTCTAGCATTTGAAGTCGTTCCACGTACTCTAGCAGAGACTGCTGGTCTTGATGTTAATGAAGTTTTACCTAATCTATATGCCGCTCACACAATCCTCCCATCCAGCGTAGAGGCCGAAGAACAGCAAAACAACGACTATTTATACAAAGGCATTGACATCCAAGATGAAAGTCCAGAAGGCGTCATTGATGTAAAAGAGGAAGGTATTTACGACATGCTCgcaccaaaaaaatttgctaTAAACGTTGCTACGGAAGCTGCAACAACGATACTGTCGATCGATCAAATAATTATGGCTAAGAGAGCTGGTGGCCCAGCTCCACCTCCACAAGGTCCAAGACCAGGCAATTGGGATCAAGCAGACTGA